The following proteins come from a genomic window of Trifolium pratense cultivar HEN17-A07 linkage group LG4, ARS_RC_1.1, whole genome shotgun sequence:
- the LOC123923551 gene encoding uncharacterized protein LOC123923551 isoform X3 encodes MDKNPKPPRKFTPKIKPKPKSTKIETLVEDGQKSGDTRVRLRRLVQRVAERQPKLEKQSSVQDAFPGGLSLSPRTFDSGNGKSSGSESKFSANEKNGSTHSSTAIEDQSDTSMIDVTDDTSLLHVTGDTSLLHVTDDTTDEEDYMEPWDLDSDYPITLPLRKPNSGNPAILDEVEFGEAATNVEYDGENLNSAEELGLLDNSEQPQMIIFKLPAVLPRIEQPVSSKGKEKIGTSKVSKKGTNLLELPSGCIGKMQVYKSGAVKLKIGETLYDVSSGTKTKFAQDVVAINTEKKNYSVLGAVTVNTKAVVVPDIDAIDLLKD; translated from the exons ATGGATAAGAATCCAAAGCCTCCACGAAAG TTCACTCCAAAGATCAAGCCAAAACCAAAATCAACCAAAAT CGAAACGCTTGTTGAAGATGGGCAAAAGAGTGGTGACACTCGAGTTCGCTTGCGTCGTTTGGTG CAGAGAGTTGCAGAGCGCCAGCCTAAACTTGAAAAACaat CCAGTGTGCAAGATGCATTTCCTGGAGGTTTATCACTTTCCCCGAGAACATTTGACAGTGGTAATGGTAAAAGCAGTGGCTCAGAATCCAAATTTTCTGCTAATGAGAAAAATGGTTCAACACATTCGTCAACTGCTATCGAGGATCAGAGTGATACTTCTATGATAGATGTTACTGATGATACTTCTTTGCTACATGTTACTGGTGATACTTCTTTGCTACATGTTACTGATGATACCACTGATGAAGAAGACTACATGGAACCGTGG GACCTGGACTCAGACTATCCTATTACTCTTCCTCTGCGGAAGCCCAATTCTGGAAATCCAG CAATTCTTGATGAGGTGGAATTTGGAGAGGCTGCTACTAATGTTGAATATGATGGTGAGAATCTTAATTCCGCCGAAGAACTTGGGCTCTTG GACAATAGTGAGCAACCACAGATGATTATCTTTAAGCTTCCTGCTGTTCTGCCTCGTATCGAGCAACCAGTGAGCAGTAAAGGGAAAGAGAAAATTGGTACCTCAAAAGTATCGAAAAAGGGGACTAACTTGTTGGAGCTTCCGAGTGGATGTATTGGCAAAATGCAGGTGTACAAGAGTGGAGCAGTCAAATTAAAAATAGGAGAAACTCTATATGAT GTGTCCTCGGGTACAAAAACTAAATTTGCTCAAGATGTTGTTGCAATTAACACCGAAAAGAAAAACTACTCTGTTCTTGGGGCGGTTACAGTTAACACAAAGGCGGTTGTAGTTCCCGACATTGATGCCATTGATCTCTTAAAAGACTGA
- the LOC123923551 gene encoding uncharacterized protein LOC123923551 isoform X1, with protein MDKNPKPPRKFTPKIKPKPKSTKIETLVEDGQKSGDTRVRLRRLVQRVAERQPKLEKQSSVQDAFPGGLSLSPRTFDSGNGKSSGSESKFSANEKNGSTHSSTAIEDQSDTSMIDVTDDTSLLHVTGDTSLLHVTDDTTDEEDYMEPWDLDSDYPITLPLRKPNSGNPAILDEVEFGEAATNVEYDGENLNSAEELGLLQDNSEQPQMIIFKLPAVLPRIEQPVSSKGKEKIGTSKVSKKGTNLLELPSGCIGKMQVYKSGAVKLKIGETLYDVSSGTKTKFAQDVVAINTEKKNYSVLGAVTVNTKAVVVPDIDAIDLLKD; from the exons ATGGATAAGAATCCAAAGCCTCCACGAAAG TTCACTCCAAAGATCAAGCCAAAACCAAAATCAACCAAAAT CGAAACGCTTGTTGAAGATGGGCAAAAGAGTGGTGACACTCGAGTTCGCTTGCGTCGTTTGGTG CAGAGAGTTGCAGAGCGCCAGCCTAAACTTGAAAAACaat CCAGTGTGCAAGATGCATTTCCTGGAGGTTTATCACTTTCCCCGAGAACATTTGACAGTGGTAATGGTAAAAGCAGTGGCTCAGAATCCAAATTTTCTGCTAATGAGAAAAATGGTTCAACACATTCGTCAACTGCTATCGAGGATCAGAGTGATACTTCTATGATAGATGTTACTGATGATACTTCTTTGCTACATGTTACTGGTGATACTTCTTTGCTACATGTTACTGATGATACCACTGATGAAGAAGACTACATGGAACCGTGG GACCTGGACTCAGACTATCCTATTACTCTTCCTCTGCGGAAGCCCAATTCTGGAAATCCAG CAATTCTTGATGAGGTGGAATTTGGAGAGGCTGCTACTAATGTTGAATATGATGGTGAGAATCTTAATTCCGCCGAAGAACTTGGGCTCTTG CAGGACAATAGTGAGCAACCACAGATGATTATCTTTAAGCTTCCTGCTGTTCTGCCTCGTATCGAGCAACCAGTGAGCAGTAAAGGGAAAGAGAAAATTGGTACCTCAAAAGTATCGAAAAAGGGGACTAACTTGTTGGAGCTTCCGAGTGGATGTATTGGCAAAATGCAGGTGTACAAGAGTGGAGCAGTCAAATTAAAAATAGGAGAAACTCTATATGAT GTGTCCTCGGGTACAAAAACTAAATTTGCTCAAGATGTTGTTGCAATTAACACCGAAAAGAAAAACTACTCTGTTCTTGGGGCGGTTACAGTTAACACAAAGGCGGTTGTAGTTCCCGACATTGATGCCATTGATCTCTTAAAAGACTGA
- the LOC123923551 gene encoding uncharacterized protein LOC123923551 isoform X2, translating to MDKNPKPPRKFTPKIKPKPKSTKIETLVEDGQKSGDTRVRLRRLVRVAERQPKLEKQSSVQDAFPGGLSLSPRTFDSGNGKSSGSESKFSANEKNGSTHSSTAIEDQSDTSMIDVTDDTSLLHVTGDTSLLHVTDDTTDEEDYMEPWDLDSDYPITLPLRKPNSGNPAILDEVEFGEAATNVEYDGENLNSAEELGLLQDNSEQPQMIIFKLPAVLPRIEQPVSSKGKEKIGTSKVSKKGTNLLELPSGCIGKMQVYKSGAVKLKIGETLYDVSSGTKTKFAQDVVAINTEKKNYSVLGAVTVNTKAVVVPDIDAIDLLKD from the exons ATGGATAAGAATCCAAAGCCTCCACGAAAG TTCACTCCAAAGATCAAGCCAAAACCAAAATCAACCAAAAT CGAAACGCTTGTTGAAGATGGGCAAAAGAGTGGTGACACTCGAGTTCGCTTGCGTCGTTTGGTG AGAGTTGCAGAGCGCCAGCCTAAACTTGAAAAACaat CCAGTGTGCAAGATGCATTTCCTGGAGGTTTATCACTTTCCCCGAGAACATTTGACAGTGGTAATGGTAAAAGCAGTGGCTCAGAATCCAAATTTTCTGCTAATGAGAAAAATGGTTCAACACATTCGTCAACTGCTATCGAGGATCAGAGTGATACTTCTATGATAGATGTTACTGATGATACTTCTTTGCTACATGTTACTGGTGATACTTCTTTGCTACATGTTACTGATGATACCACTGATGAAGAAGACTACATGGAACCGTGG GACCTGGACTCAGACTATCCTATTACTCTTCCTCTGCGGAAGCCCAATTCTGGAAATCCAG CAATTCTTGATGAGGTGGAATTTGGAGAGGCTGCTACTAATGTTGAATATGATGGTGAGAATCTTAATTCCGCCGAAGAACTTGGGCTCTTG CAGGACAATAGTGAGCAACCACAGATGATTATCTTTAAGCTTCCTGCTGTTCTGCCTCGTATCGAGCAACCAGTGAGCAGTAAAGGGAAAGAGAAAATTGGTACCTCAAAAGTATCGAAAAAGGGGACTAACTTGTTGGAGCTTCCGAGTGGATGTATTGGCAAAATGCAGGTGTACAAGAGTGGAGCAGTCAAATTAAAAATAGGAGAAACTCTATATGAT GTGTCCTCGGGTACAAAAACTAAATTTGCTCAAGATGTTGTTGCAATTAACACCGAAAAGAAAAACTACTCTGTTCTTGGGGCGGTTACAGTTAACACAAAGGCGGTTGTAGTTCCCGACATTGATGCCATTGATCTCTTAAAAGACTGA
- the LOC123923551 gene encoding uncharacterized protein LOC123923551 isoform X5, with protein sequence MDKNPKPPRKFTPKIKPKPKSTKIETLVEDGQKSGDTRVRLRRLVQRVAERQPKLEKQSSVQDAFDSGNGKSSGSESKFSANEKNGSTHSSTAIEDQSDTSMIDVTDDTSLLHVTGDTSLLHVTDDTTDEEDYMEPWDLDSDYPITLPLRKPNSGNPAILDEVEFGEAATNVEYDGENLNSAEELGLLQDNSEQPQMIIFKLPAVLPRIEQPVSSKGKEKIGTSKVSKKGTNLLELPSGCIGKMQVYKSGAVKLKIGETLYDVSSGTKTKFAQDVVAINTEKKNYSVLGAVTVNTKAVVVPDIDAIDLLKD encoded by the exons ATGGATAAGAATCCAAAGCCTCCACGAAAG TTCACTCCAAAGATCAAGCCAAAACCAAAATCAACCAAAAT CGAAACGCTTGTTGAAGATGGGCAAAAGAGTGGTGACACTCGAGTTCGCTTGCGTCGTTTGGTG CAGAGAGTTGCAGAGCGCCAGCCTAAACTTGAAAAACaat CCAGTGTGCAAGATGC ATTTGACAGTGGTAATGGTAAAAGCAGTGGCTCAGAATCCAAATTTTCTGCTAATGAGAAAAATGGTTCAACACATTCGTCAACTGCTATCGAGGATCAGAGTGATACTTCTATGATAGATGTTACTGATGATACTTCTTTGCTACATGTTACTGGTGATACTTCTTTGCTACATGTTACTGATGATACCACTGATGAAGAAGACTACATGGAACCGTGG GACCTGGACTCAGACTATCCTATTACTCTTCCTCTGCGGAAGCCCAATTCTGGAAATCCAG CAATTCTTGATGAGGTGGAATTTGGAGAGGCTGCTACTAATGTTGAATATGATGGTGAGAATCTTAATTCCGCCGAAGAACTTGGGCTCTTG CAGGACAATAGTGAGCAACCACAGATGATTATCTTTAAGCTTCCTGCTGTTCTGCCTCGTATCGAGCAACCAGTGAGCAGTAAAGGGAAAGAGAAAATTGGTACCTCAAAAGTATCGAAAAAGGGGACTAACTTGTTGGAGCTTCCGAGTGGATGTATTGGCAAAATGCAGGTGTACAAGAGTGGAGCAGTCAAATTAAAAATAGGAGAAACTCTATATGAT GTGTCCTCGGGTACAAAAACTAAATTTGCTCAAGATGTTGTTGCAATTAACACCGAAAAGAAAAACTACTCTGTTCTTGGGGCGGTTACAGTTAACACAAAGGCGGTTGTAGTTCCCGACATTGATGCCATTGATCTCTTAAAAGACTGA
- the LOC123923551 gene encoding uncharacterized protein LOC123923551 isoform X4: protein MDKNPKPPRKFTPKIKPKPKSTKIETLVEDGQKSGDTRVRLRRLVRVAERQPKLEKQSSVQDAFPGGLSLSPRTFDSGNGKSSGSESKFSANEKNGSTHSSTAIEDQSDTSMIDVTDDTSLLHVTGDTSLLHVTDDTTDEEDYMEPWDLDSDYPITLPLRKPNSGNPAILDEVEFGEAATNVEYDGENLNSAEELGLLDNSEQPQMIIFKLPAVLPRIEQPVSSKGKEKIGTSKVSKKGTNLLELPSGCIGKMQVYKSGAVKLKIGETLYDVSSGTKTKFAQDVVAINTEKKNYSVLGAVTVNTKAVVVPDIDAIDLLKD from the exons ATGGATAAGAATCCAAAGCCTCCACGAAAG TTCACTCCAAAGATCAAGCCAAAACCAAAATCAACCAAAAT CGAAACGCTTGTTGAAGATGGGCAAAAGAGTGGTGACACTCGAGTTCGCTTGCGTCGTTTGGTG AGAGTTGCAGAGCGCCAGCCTAAACTTGAAAAACaat CCAGTGTGCAAGATGCATTTCCTGGAGGTTTATCACTTTCCCCGAGAACATTTGACAGTGGTAATGGTAAAAGCAGTGGCTCAGAATCCAAATTTTCTGCTAATGAGAAAAATGGTTCAACACATTCGTCAACTGCTATCGAGGATCAGAGTGATACTTCTATGATAGATGTTACTGATGATACTTCTTTGCTACATGTTACTGGTGATACTTCTTTGCTACATGTTACTGATGATACCACTGATGAAGAAGACTACATGGAACCGTGG GACCTGGACTCAGACTATCCTATTACTCTTCCTCTGCGGAAGCCCAATTCTGGAAATCCAG CAATTCTTGATGAGGTGGAATTTGGAGAGGCTGCTACTAATGTTGAATATGATGGTGAGAATCTTAATTCCGCCGAAGAACTTGGGCTCTTG GACAATAGTGAGCAACCACAGATGATTATCTTTAAGCTTCCTGCTGTTCTGCCTCGTATCGAGCAACCAGTGAGCAGTAAAGGGAAAGAGAAAATTGGTACCTCAAAAGTATCGAAAAAGGGGACTAACTTGTTGGAGCTTCCGAGTGGATGTATTGGCAAAATGCAGGTGTACAAGAGTGGAGCAGTCAAATTAAAAATAGGAGAAACTCTATATGAT GTGTCCTCGGGTACAAAAACTAAATTTGCTCAAGATGTTGTTGCAATTAACACCGAAAAGAAAAACTACTCTGTTCTTGGGGCGGTTACAGTTAACACAAAGGCGGTTGTAGTTCCCGACATTGATGCCATTGATCTCTTAAAAGACTGA
- the LOC123923553 gene encoding uncharacterized protein LOC123923553: MKIRGISSSSMRTYKPKSSTPFPFPSSSYSHQNNPFRILHSITNNTPTITTTTTHHADDDAICRFIDPPPSQTEVHDALSSLQRVLALASRVELLRDTYCNKSENELSNLDQVSEDDPDTDWLEPSLFPYNPKLLQANGSESDRVYYAIHLLQTDPSVQKLVKSLSTDETVWEAVLNNDVVQELRESISADQGHDLQSLDDIANDDPDNTTNVLIWLLSTAPAKFMEVIKKITKIVINFFQRLFNKTAAHREDSQPFIEKLRAAFMLSIMVLLIVVVRRVRS; encoded by the exons ATGAAGATTCGCggtatttcttcatcttctatgCGAACCTACAAACCAAAATCATCAACCCCTTTTCCATtcccttcttcttcttattcACATCAAAATAACCCCTTTCGTATTTTACACTCTATTACTAATAACACCCCCACCataactactactactacacaTCATGCCGATGATGATGCCATATGTCGGTTCATTGATCCTCCTCCATCTCAGACTGAAGTTCACGATGCTCTATCTTCTCTCCAAAG GGTGTTGGCGCTTGCTTCGCGAGTTGAACTCCTTAGGGACACATATTGCAACAAATCAGAAAATGAACTAAGCAATCTTGACCAAGTTTCTGAAGATGATCCAGATACAGACTGGCTCGAACCATCTTTATTTCCATATAATCCGAAATTGCTACAAGCTAATGGATCTGAATCTGATAGAGTTTATTACGCAATTCACTTATTGCAGACCGATCCATCTGTTCAG AAATTAGTAAAATCATTATCAACTGATGAAACTGTTTGGGAAGCTGTTCTGAATAATGATGTTGTTCAGGAACTCAGGGAGTCAATATCTGCAG ATCAAGGGCACGATCTTCAGAGTTTAGATGACATTGCTAATGATGACCCTGATAATACAACAAATGTTTTGATTTGGCTTCTAAGTACGGCCCCTGCCAAATTCATGGAAGTAATCAAGAAAATTACCAAGATTgtgatcaatttttttcaacGTTTATTTAACAAGACTGCGGCGCATAGAGAAGATTCTCAACCCTTTATTGAGAAACTGAGAGCTGCTTTCATGCTTTCGATCATGGTCTTGTTGATTGTGGTGGTTCGTCGTGTCCGAAGTTAG
- the LOC123923551 gene encoding uncharacterized protein LOC123923551 isoform X6 — MDKNPKPPRKFTPKIKPKPKSTKIETLVEDGQKSGDTRVRLRRLVRVAERQPKLEKQSSVQDAFDSGNGKSSGSESKFSANEKNGSTHSSTAIEDQSDTSMIDVTDDTSLLHVTGDTSLLHVTDDTTDEEDYMEPWDLDSDYPITLPLRKPNSGNPAILDEVEFGEAATNVEYDGENLNSAEELGLLQDNSEQPQMIIFKLPAVLPRIEQPVSSKGKEKIGTSKVSKKGTNLLELPSGCIGKMQVYKSGAVKLKIGETLYDVSSGTKTKFAQDVVAINTEKKNYSVLGAVTVNTKAVVVPDIDAIDLLKD, encoded by the exons ATGGATAAGAATCCAAAGCCTCCACGAAAG TTCACTCCAAAGATCAAGCCAAAACCAAAATCAACCAAAAT CGAAACGCTTGTTGAAGATGGGCAAAAGAGTGGTGACACTCGAGTTCGCTTGCGTCGTTTGGTG AGAGTTGCAGAGCGCCAGCCTAAACTTGAAAAACaat CCAGTGTGCAAGATGC ATTTGACAGTGGTAATGGTAAAAGCAGTGGCTCAGAATCCAAATTTTCTGCTAATGAGAAAAATGGTTCAACACATTCGTCAACTGCTATCGAGGATCAGAGTGATACTTCTATGATAGATGTTACTGATGATACTTCTTTGCTACATGTTACTGGTGATACTTCTTTGCTACATGTTACTGATGATACCACTGATGAAGAAGACTACATGGAACCGTGG GACCTGGACTCAGACTATCCTATTACTCTTCCTCTGCGGAAGCCCAATTCTGGAAATCCAG CAATTCTTGATGAGGTGGAATTTGGAGAGGCTGCTACTAATGTTGAATATGATGGTGAGAATCTTAATTCCGCCGAAGAACTTGGGCTCTTG CAGGACAATAGTGAGCAACCACAGATGATTATCTTTAAGCTTCCTGCTGTTCTGCCTCGTATCGAGCAACCAGTGAGCAGTAAAGGGAAAGAGAAAATTGGTACCTCAAAAGTATCGAAAAAGGGGACTAACTTGTTGGAGCTTCCGAGTGGATGTATTGGCAAAATGCAGGTGTACAAGAGTGGAGCAGTCAAATTAAAAATAGGAGAAACTCTATATGAT GTGTCCTCGGGTACAAAAACTAAATTTGCTCAAGATGTTGTTGCAATTAACACCGAAAAGAAAAACTACTCTGTTCTTGGGGCGGTTACAGTTAACACAAAGGCGGTTGTAGTTCCCGACATTGATGCCATTGATCTCTTAAAAGACTGA
- the LOC123923534 gene encoding uncharacterized protein LOC123923534 isoform X2, with the protein MLRMSYRTLQQRMEQVQATCIFVEQEVEYELLFIMDVVNQRLNSMKVSQDTPRIELWKTPFYDIKVLQNLAASYDDFEKLRLHVTTPLQLSTLPGAEMELDWGDLPAYDDVKGFMAKNQHKSSDDWTLIKETSAETLLGREMLKSSESGERSYSFRQMQSRESNESVFVTQKGNVVGGGTYNVLNALAAYLRYLEGTAREDWQEVHAKLRASESRNGASFNALFGPALSLGIISRRRVHYEAIKYEKERNGGFLPPFGYSTATIEAAVEAVFSKEWYWLLALRNQINNDEKQSTRIWRWNGFLIQYTVAGEEGPAVLLVHGFGAFAEHYRDNIHDLARAGNRVWAITLLGFGKSEKPNILYTELLWAELLRDFIVDVVGEPVHLVGNSIGGYIVAIVSRVWSVLIKSTVLINSAGNVIPRNTSLSLSRPSDRQTSGATWLGSRILLFFLRLTIQDTVKKCYPTKVERADDWLINEMLRASYDPGVPVVLESIFSFNLSIPLNYLLEDVKEKVLIIQGMKDPISDSNATIAMLKEHCDGVIIKELDAGHCPHDEVPESVNTIICGWIQKVESNILAGFPV; encoded by the exons ATGCTGAGAATGTCATACAGAACCTTGCAGCAGag GATGGAACAGGTCCAAGCCACTTGTATATTTGTGGAACAAGAGGTGGAGTATGAACTGCTCTTTATCATGGATGTTGTCAACCAGCGTTTGAATTCGATGAAGGTTTCACAAGACACTCCAAGAATTGAATTGTGGAAGACTCCATTTTATGATATAAAG GTGCTGCAAAATCTTGCTGCATCGTATGACGACTTTGAGAAACTCCGGCTCCATGTAACTACACCTCTTCAGCTTTCAACACTACCTGGTGCAGAAATGGAACTAGACTGGG GTGATCTTCCCGCGTATGATGATGTTAAGGGATTTATGGCTAAGAACCAACATAAATCAAGTGATGATTGGACTTTGATCAAGGAGACATCAGCTGAAACCTTGTTAGGCAGAGAAATGTTGAAGTCTAGTGAGAGCGGGGAAAGAAGTTATAGCTTTAGACAGATGCAGTCAAGGGAATCAAATGAATCTGTGTTTGTTACACAAAAAGGAAATGTTGTAGGAGGTGGaacatataatgtactaaatgCATTGGCTGcatatttgaggtatttggaggGAACGGCTCGTGAGGATTGGCAAGA GGTACATGCAAAACTGCGTGCTTCAGAAAGTCGAAATGGAGCATCGTTTAACGCACTATTTGGTCCTGCCCTGTCTCTGGGCATTATATCTAGAAGAAGAGTACACTATGAAGCTATCAAATATGAGAAAGAACGAAATGGTGGATTCTTACCTCCCTTTGGATATTCAACTGCCACCATTGAAGCAGCAGTTGAGGCTGTGTTTTCAAAGGAG TGGTATTGGCTTTTGGCTTTgagaaatcaaataaataatgatgaaaAACAGTCAACACGGATATGGAGATGGAATGGTTTTCTTATTCAG TATACAGTTGCCGGTGAAGAGGGTCCTGCTGTTCTTCTTGTGCATGGTTTTGGTGCCTTTGCAGAGCACTACCGTGACAACATACACGATTTAGCTAGAGCTGGAAATCGAGTTTGGGCTATTACATTGTTAGGATTTGGCAAATCTGAAAAGCCAAATATTTTATACACTGAGCTCTTGTGGGCTGAACTATTGAGAGATTTTATTGTTGATGTTGTGGGGGAACCAGTTCACCTTGTTGGCAACTCAATTGGTG GTTACATTGTTGCTATTGTTTCTCGAGTTTGGAGTGTTTTGATCAAATCCACCGTCTTGATCAACAGTGCTGGCAATGTTATCCCAAGAAATACATCCTTATCATTGTCTAGGCCAAGT GATAGACAAACGTCAGGGGCTACATGGTTGGGTTCTCGcattcttctatttttcttgAGGCTAACAATTCAAGACACTGTTAAGAAATGTTATCCAACT AAGGTTGAAAGGGCAGATGATTGGCTCATAAATGAAATGCTAAGAGCA TCTTATGACCCTGGTGTGCCTGTGGTCTTGGAAAGCATCTTTAGCTTTAATCTTTCCATACCTCTTAACTATCTTCTCGAAGATGTCAAGGAAAAGGTTCTAATTATACAG GGAATGAAAGATCCAATTTCTGACTCCAATGCCACCATAGCTATGCTTAAAGAGCACTGTGATGGTGTTATAATCAAGGAATTAGATGCCG GCCATTGTCCCCATGATGAGGTGCCAGAATCGGTCAATACTATCATTTGTGGTTGGATACAAAAGGTGGAAAGTAACATTTTAGCAGGGTTCccagtgtaa
- the LOC123923534 gene encoding uncharacterized protein LOC123923534 isoform X1 — translation MPLLTFPHFPSNFPSLSRFPNNRRFSPTHRCCSTAPSSADTAILWFKHDLRTDDHPGLLAASKFQSIVPVYVFDHRILSRFSDEMLELVLFALQDLRESLRDRGSDLMVRFGNAENVIQNLAAEVQATCIFVEQEVEYELLFIMDVVNQRLNSMKVSQDTPRIELWKTPFYDIKVLQNLAASYDDFEKLRLHVTTPLQLSTLPGAEMELDWGDLPAYDDVKGFMAKNQHKSSDDWTLIKETSAETLLGREMLKSSESGERSYSFRQMQSRESNESVFVTQKGNVVGGGTYNVLNALAAYLRYLEGTAREDWQEVHAKLRASESRNGASFNALFGPALSLGIISRRRVHYEAIKYEKERNGGFLPPFGYSTATIEAAVEAVFSKEWYWLLALRNQINNDEKQSTRIWRWNGFLIQYTVAGEEGPAVLLVHGFGAFAEHYRDNIHDLARAGNRVWAITLLGFGKSEKPNILYTELLWAELLRDFIVDVVGEPVHLVGNSIGGYIVAIVSRVWSVLIKSTVLINSAGNVIPRNTSLSLSRPSDRQTSGATWLGSRILLFFLRLTIQDTVKKCYPTKVERADDWLINEMLRASYDPGVPVVLESIFSFNLSIPLNYLLEDVKEKVLIIQGMKDPISDSNATIAMLKEHCDGVIIKELDAGHCPHDEVPESVNTIICGWIQKVESNILAGFPV, via the exons ATGCCTCTCCTAACTTTCCCGCATTTTCCTTCCAATTTTCCCTCACTTTCCCGCTTCCCTAACAACCGCCGTTTCTCTCCAACTCACCGTTGTTGCTCGACCGCACCATCATCCGCCGACACCGCCATTCTCTGGTTCAAGCACGATCTCCGAACAGACGACCACCCTGGACTCCTCGCAGCCTCCAAATTTCAATCCATTGTTCCTGTTTACGTCTTCGATCACCGCATCCTTTCTC GTTTTTCCGATGAAATGCTTGAACTGGTTCTGTTCGCTTTGCAAGATTTGAGGGAGTCGTTGCGTGATCGTGGTTCCGATCTCATGGTTAGGTTTGGCAATGCTGAGAATGTCATACAGAACCTTGCAGCAGag GTCCAAGCCACTTGTATATTTGTGGAACAAGAGGTGGAGTATGAACTGCTCTTTATCATGGATGTTGTCAACCAGCGTTTGAATTCGATGAAGGTTTCACAAGACACTCCAAGAATTGAATTGTGGAAGACTCCATTTTATGATATAAAG GTGCTGCAAAATCTTGCTGCATCGTATGACGACTTTGAGAAACTCCGGCTCCATGTAACTACACCTCTTCAGCTTTCAACACTACCTGGTGCAGAAATGGAACTAGACTGGG GTGATCTTCCCGCGTATGATGATGTTAAGGGATTTATGGCTAAGAACCAACATAAATCAAGTGATGATTGGACTTTGATCAAGGAGACATCAGCTGAAACCTTGTTAGGCAGAGAAATGTTGAAGTCTAGTGAGAGCGGGGAAAGAAGTTATAGCTTTAGACAGATGCAGTCAAGGGAATCAAATGAATCTGTGTTTGTTACACAAAAAGGAAATGTTGTAGGAGGTGGaacatataatgtactaaatgCATTGGCTGcatatttgaggtatttggaggGAACGGCTCGTGAGGATTGGCAAGA GGTACATGCAAAACTGCGTGCTTCAGAAAGTCGAAATGGAGCATCGTTTAACGCACTATTTGGTCCTGCCCTGTCTCTGGGCATTATATCTAGAAGAAGAGTACACTATGAAGCTATCAAATATGAGAAAGAACGAAATGGTGGATTCTTACCTCCCTTTGGATATTCAACTGCCACCATTGAAGCAGCAGTTGAGGCTGTGTTTTCAAAGGAG TGGTATTGGCTTTTGGCTTTgagaaatcaaataaataatgatgaaaAACAGTCAACACGGATATGGAGATGGAATGGTTTTCTTATTCAG TATACAGTTGCCGGTGAAGAGGGTCCTGCTGTTCTTCTTGTGCATGGTTTTGGTGCCTTTGCAGAGCACTACCGTGACAACATACACGATTTAGCTAGAGCTGGAAATCGAGTTTGGGCTATTACATTGTTAGGATTTGGCAAATCTGAAAAGCCAAATATTTTATACACTGAGCTCTTGTGGGCTGAACTATTGAGAGATTTTATTGTTGATGTTGTGGGGGAACCAGTTCACCTTGTTGGCAACTCAATTGGTG GTTACATTGTTGCTATTGTTTCTCGAGTTTGGAGTGTTTTGATCAAATCCACCGTCTTGATCAACAGTGCTGGCAATGTTATCCCAAGAAATACATCCTTATCATTGTCTAGGCCAAGT GATAGACAAACGTCAGGGGCTACATGGTTGGGTTCTCGcattcttctatttttcttgAGGCTAACAATTCAAGACACTGTTAAGAAATGTTATCCAACT AAGGTTGAAAGGGCAGATGATTGGCTCATAAATGAAATGCTAAGAGCA TCTTATGACCCTGGTGTGCCTGTGGTCTTGGAAAGCATCTTTAGCTTTAATCTTTCCATACCTCTTAACTATCTTCTCGAAGATGTCAAGGAAAAGGTTCTAATTATACAG GGAATGAAAGATCCAATTTCTGACTCCAATGCCACCATAGCTATGCTTAAAGAGCACTGTGATGGTGTTATAATCAAGGAATTAGATGCCG GCCATTGTCCCCATGATGAGGTGCCAGAATCGGTCAATACTATCATTTGTGGTTGGATACAAAAGGTGGAAAGTAACATTTTAGCAGGGTTCccagtgtaa